From a region of the Citricoccus muralis genome:
- a CDS encoding HD domain-containing protein, which produces MSTTDQHTQQVPQSPPAWEQADPGAHADDPRALAFAAAYPERPIPAAGPVESGSICISPSTGYEGLWKAIVPETRTRANDLHLPIVAAYASRLCDAYPAADRELVMVSIILHDTGWAHVDESRIISEGFQGDWRKAAIRFEHEAEGCTVARRVLPDLGYDAAFVERVCEIIDGHDTRHVAYSLEDALVRDSDRLWRFDRSGIAMSSSWFGMDPATYVDRLEREIIPELISEAALQMARNDLQRNRSLLRTEVIR; this is translated from the coding sequence ATGAGCACCACCGACCAGCACACCCAGCAGGTCCCGCAGTCACCTCCCGCCTGGGAGCAGGCCGACCCGGGCGCACACGCGGACGATCCCAGGGCCCTGGCCTTCGCCGCGGCCTACCCCGAGCGTCCCATCCCGGCTGCCGGCCCGGTGGAGTCCGGATCCATCTGCATCAGCCCGTCCACGGGCTACGAGGGACTGTGGAAGGCCATCGTCCCGGAGACGCGAACCCGGGCCAACGACCTGCACCTGCCCATCGTCGCCGCCTACGCCTCGAGGTTGTGCGACGCTTACCCGGCCGCCGACCGCGAGCTGGTGATGGTCTCGATCATCCTGCATGACACGGGTTGGGCCCACGTGGACGAGTCCCGGATCATCTCCGAGGGCTTCCAGGGTGACTGGCGCAAGGCCGCCATCCGGTTCGAGCACGAGGCCGAGGGTTGCACCGTGGCCCGTCGGGTTCTGCCAGACCTCGGCTATGACGCCGCCTTCGTGGAACGGGTCTGCGAGATTATCGACGGGCATGACACCCGGCACGTGGCCTATTCCCTCGAGGACGCCCTGGTGCGGGACTCGGACCGGTTGTGGCGGTTCGACCGCTCCGGAATCGCGATGTCCTCGTCCTGGTTCGGTATGGACCCGGCCACCTACGTCGATCGGCTGGAGCGGGAGATCATCCCCGAGCTGATCTCCGAGGCCGCCCTCCAGATGGCCCGGAACGACCTGCAACGGAACCGTTCCCTGCTGCGCACCGAGGTGATCCGATGA
- a CDS encoding NAD(P)/FAD-dependent oxidoreductase gives MSTPSTAIRPETGLLIIGASQAGVQLAISLRGTGFDEHITLLGEEDHRPYQRPALSKEFLQDTVGKENLIFRSQEYWDEHDIELVKGARIERVEKRPDGSGVAHAADGTEYAFRRLALAVGARARRLELPGADLEGVVYLRSADDALDLKSRLGDVQDVVVVGGGFIGLEAACSLHGMGKATTVLEYGPRLVGRAVGEDTSAYFLQSHRSRGLDIQLDARLARFLDDGEGRVTGVELEDGTVITAQLVLIGVGVIPNTELAEQMGLAVDNGIVVDRHALASDGTTVAVGDVANMPNPLPGAPEGERLRLESVNNAIEHAKIAAYSLTGRREEYAGIPWFWSNQADLKLQIAGLTLGYDSTVVRRDEAKGKFTVLYYRQGQIIAADCINAPLDFMAVRTALGKGQNIPAEAAVDASVQLKSITAERTVDRKVPA, from the coding sequence ATGAGCACCCCGAGCACCGCGATCAGGCCCGAGACGGGCCTGCTGATCATCGGCGCGAGCCAGGCCGGCGTCCAGCTGGCCATCTCCCTGCGCGGCACCGGTTTCGACGAGCACATCACCCTGCTGGGCGAGGAGGACCACCGGCCCTATCAGCGCCCCGCCCTGTCCAAGGAGTTCCTCCAAGACACGGTGGGCAAAGAGAACCTGATCTTCCGTTCCCAGGAGTATTGGGACGAGCATGACATCGAGCTCGTCAAGGGCGCCCGGATCGAGCGGGTCGAAAAGCGGCCAGACGGTTCCGGCGTCGCCCATGCCGCCGACGGCACCGAGTATGCCTTCCGCCGGCTGGCCCTGGCTGTCGGCGCCCGCGCCCGGCGGCTGGAACTGCCCGGCGCGGACCTGGAAGGCGTAGTGTACCTGCGCAGTGCGGACGACGCGCTGGACCTGAAGTCCCGCCTTGGCGACGTCCAGGATGTGGTGGTCGTCGGTGGTGGGTTCATCGGCCTGGAGGCCGCCTGCTCGTTACACGGCATGGGCAAGGCGACGACCGTCCTGGAGTACGGTCCGCGGCTGGTCGGACGGGCCGTGGGCGAGGACACCTCCGCGTACTTCCTGCAGTCCCACCGCTCCCGCGGTCTCGACATCCAGCTGGACGCCCGCCTGGCGCGCTTCCTGGATGATGGAGAAGGTCGGGTCACCGGGGTGGAGCTGGAGGACGGCACCGTGATCACGGCCCAACTCGTCCTCATCGGTGTCGGCGTCATCCCGAACACCGAGCTGGCCGAGCAGATGGGCCTGGCCGTGGACAACGGGATCGTGGTGGACCGCCATGCCCTGGCCTCGGACGGCACCACCGTGGCGGTGGGGGACGTGGCCAACATGCCCAACCCCCTGCCGGGCGCACCGGAGGGTGAGCGCCTCCGGCTGGAATCCGTGAACAACGCGATCGAGCACGCCAAGATCGCCGCCTACTCACTGACGGGCCGGCGGGAGGAGTATGCCGGCATCCCGTGGTTCTGGTCCAACCAGGCTGATCTCAAGCTCCAGATCGCCGGCCTGACGCTCGGCTACGACTCGACCGTGGTCCGCCGGGACGAGGCGAAGGGAAAGTTCACCGTCCTGTACTACCGGCAGGGGCAGATCATCGCCGCTGACTGCATCAACGCACCCCTGGACTTCATGGCCGTGCGCACCGCCCTCGGCAAGGGACAGAACATCCCGGCCGAGGCGGCCGTTGATGCCTCCGTGCAGCTCAAGAGCATCACTGCTGAACGAACAGTGGATCGAAAGGTACCGGCATGA
- a CDS encoding 2Fe-2S iron-sulfur cluster-binding protein yields MPTIHYTDDTGTTVDVTAKPGDSVMETAVRNGVTGIVAECGGSLSCATCHVFIQEDQVEDLPPMSEMEDEMLYGTAVDREDCSRLSCQIKVTEDMDLHVTTPETQV; encoded by the coding sequence ATGCCGACCATCCACTACACCGACGACACCGGCACCACCGTCGACGTCACTGCCAAGCCGGGCGACTCCGTCATGGAGACCGCCGTGCGCAACGGAGTCACCGGGATCGTCGCCGAATGCGGCGGCTCCCTGTCCTGCGCCACCTGCCACGTCTTCATCCAGGAGGACCAGGTCGAGGACCTGCCGCCCATGAGCGAGATGGAGGACGAGATGCTCTACGGCACCGCCGTGGACCGTGAGGACTGCTCGCGGCTGTCCTGCCAGATCAAGGTCACCGAGGACATGGACCTGCACGTGACTACCCCCGAGACCCAGGTCTAA
- a CDS encoding SDR family NAD(P)-dependent oxidoreductase — translation MSESTARTVLVTGAAGGLGRAFAEGFAARGDRVAVADVNVEGARATAAALRDSGAQAQAFHVDVTDPASTTELAAGVAEFGNGSVDVVINNAAIYATVTRAPFEDIDPAEWDLVMGVNLKGPWLVTRAVSPYLSEGARVVNLSSATVYSGSADWAHYVASKGGVIALTRVLAKELGARNITVNAIAPGFTLTEASYGLMDNAESYGVDRGAIKRASQPEDIVGAALFLASPEAGYVTGQTMVVDGGRQFI, via the coding sequence ATGTCTGAGTCCACCGCCCGGACGGTGCTCGTCACCGGCGCGGCGGGTGGCCTGGGGCGAGCCTTCGCCGAGGGCTTCGCGGCCCGCGGCGATCGCGTCGCCGTCGCAGACGTGAACGTCGAGGGCGCCCGCGCCACCGCCGCCGCGCTGCGGGATTCCGGGGCTCAGGCGCAGGCTTTCCACGTGGACGTGACAGACCCCGCCTCCACCACCGAGCTGGCCGCCGGGGTGGCGGAGTTCGGGAACGGGAGCGTCGACGTCGTGATCAACAACGCCGCAATCTACGCGACCGTCACCCGCGCGCCGTTCGAGGACATCGACCCGGCCGAATGGGACCTGGTGATGGGGGTCAACCTGAAGGGGCCGTGGCTGGTGACGCGGGCCGTCAGTCCATATCTGTCCGAGGGGGCCCGCGTGGTGAACCTGTCCAGTGCGACCGTCTACTCCGGCTCGGCCGACTGGGCACACTATGTGGCCTCGAAGGGCGGCGTGATCGCTTTGACCCGCGTCCTCGCGAAGGAGCTGGGGGCCCGCAACATCACCGTCAACGCCATTGCCCCGGGCTTCACCCTCACCGAGGCCAGCTACGGGTTGATGGACAACGCCGAGAGCTACGGGGTGGACCGCGGCGCGATCAAGCGGGCCAGCCAGCCCGAGGACATCGTGGGCGCGGCCCTGTTCCTGGCCTCCCCGGAGGCCGGGTACGTCACCGGGCAGACCATGGTGGTCGACGGCGGCCGCCAGTTCATCTGA
- a CDS encoding PEP-utilizing enzyme has translation MTKTSFPKPSELPVPAGAEGWEKLYPYYLVFQDKLKAAEDEKFWFCDSQHWPTVFKPFETIGGEFAVKCLGQYNARHLMIPNANGIEFRVHLGYLYMSPIPVPEEEIAARVPEFQARVGHYFQNWDSMLEAWKTKVRGTIDEMETLRFAPLPDMVPMDDITSGKAKDGTEVLLENYDRLIQLAYQNWQYHFEFLNLGYIAYLDFFNYCKEVFPDIPDQSIATMVQGVDMELFRPDDELKQLARLAVELGLQDRFVRPDEPEATLAAIGAATGGQQWLDRWAQAQDPWFNFTVGNGFYSHDKYWNEHFELPLGYIADYIRRLDEGQTIMRPKEELIVEKDRIVEEYRELLDGDQLAAFDAKRTLAATAYPYVENHNFYIEHWTMGVFWRKIRELSRTLHGYGFWDHEDDLLYLGRNEVRDVLFDLATGWGVGAPDGPIGPHYWPEVIAERTALVNALKTARPAPALNTPPESITEPFTRMLWGITTEQVQSWLGAGEEGEDGVLKGMAASPGIVEGVARVIMDADDLAQIEQDEILVAPVTAPSWGPIFGKIKATVTDIGGMMSHAAIVCREYALPAVTGTGNASTTIVTGQRLRVDGTHGTVTILDGAGAAPVVEGPGAHSHAHGPAETGEPAHV, from the coding sequence ATGACCAAGACATCCTTCCCGAAACCATCCGAGCTGCCGGTTCCCGCCGGCGCGGAGGGCTGGGAGAAGCTGTACCCCTACTATCTCGTCTTCCAGGACAAGCTGAAGGCCGCAGAGGACGAGAAGTTCTGGTTCTGCGACTCGCAGCACTGGCCCACGGTCTTCAAGCCCTTCGAGACGATCGGCGGGGAGTTCGCCGTGAAATGCCTGGGCCAGTACAACGCTCGCCACCTGATGATCCCGAACGCCAACGGCATCGAGTTCCGCGTGCACCTGGGCTACCTGTACATGTCCCCCATCCCGGTGCCGGAGGAGGAGATCGCGGCGCGCGTGCCCGAATTCCAGGCCCGGGTGGGCCACTACTTCCAGAACTGGGATTCCATGCTGGAGGCCTGGAAGACGAAGGTCCGCGGCACCATCGACGAGATGGAGACCCTGCGGTTCGCACCCCTGCCTGACATGGTGCCGATGGACGACATCACCTCCGGCAAGGCCAAGGACGGCACCGAGGTGCTGCTGGAGAACTATGACCGCCTGATCCAGCTGGCCTATCAGAACTGGCAATACCACTTCGAGTTCCTCAACCTCGGCTACATCGCCTACCTGGACTTCTTCAACTACTGCAAGGAGGTCTTCCCGGACATCCCGGACCAGTCGATCGCCACCATGGTCCAGGGCGTGGACATGGAGCTCTTCCGTCCTGACGACGAGCTCAAGCAGCTCGCGCGCCTGGCCGTCGAGCTGGGCCTGCAGGATCGATTCGTCCGGCCGGACGAGCCGGAGGCCACCCTCGCCGCGATCGGCGCCGCCACCGGCGGCCAGCAGTGGCTGGACCGCTGGGCGCAGGCTCAGGACCCGTGGTTCAACTTCACCGTGGGCAACGGCTTCTACAGTCATGACAAGTACTGGAACGAGCACTTCGAGCTACCGCTCGGCTACATCGCCGACTACATCCGGCGGCTCGATGAGGGCCAGACCATCATGCGCCCCAAGGAGGAGCTCATCGTCGAGAAGGACCGGATCGTCGAGGAGTACCGCGAGCTGCTCGACGGCGATCAGCTGGCCGCCTTCGACGCCAAGCGGACCCTCGCGGCCACCGCGTACCCCTACGTGGAGAACCACAACTTCTACATCGAGCACTGGACCATGGGCGTCTTCTGGCGCAAGATCCGAGAGCTCTCCCGCACCCTGCACGGCTACGGCTTCTGGGATCACGAGGACGACCTGCTCTACCTCGGCCGCAACGAGGTCCGCGACGTACTGTTCGATCTGGCCACCGGCTGGGGCGTCGGAGCTCCCGACGGACCGATCGGCCCGCACTACTGGCCCGAGGTCATCGCGGAGCGCACAGCCCTGGTCAACGCCCTGAAGACCGCACGGCCGGCCCCGGCGCTGAACACTCCGCCGGAGTCCATCACCGAGCCCTTCACCCGCATGCTGTGGGGCATCACCACCGAACAGGTGCAGTCCTGGCTCGGGGCCGGCGAGGAGGGCGAGGACGGCGTGCTGAAGGGCATGGCGGCCTCCCCCGGGATCGTCGAGGGTGTGGCCCGGGTGATCATGGACGCGGACGACCTCGCCCAGATCGAGCAGGACGAGATCCTGGTCGCCCCCGTGACGGCACCGTCCTGGGGCCCGATCTTCGGCAAGATCAAGGCCACCGTCACGGACATCGGCGGCATGATGAGCCACGCCGCCATCGTCTGCCGCGAGTATGCCCTGCCCGCAGTCACCGGCACCGGCAACGCCTCCACCACCATCGTCACCGGACAACGCCTGCGAGTCGACGGAACCCACGGCACCGTGACCATCCTGGACGGTGCGGGCGCCGCACCGGTGGTCGAGGGCCCCGGTGCCCACAGCCACGCCCACGGTCCCGCCGAGACCGGGGAACCCGCCCATGTCTGA
- a CDS encoding PEP/pyruvate-binding domain-containing protein — protein sequence MTTATSELHSSGLYVQAFDDGREPLLEILGGKGASLVSMTAAGMPVPPGFVVTTASYDAFVAEAGIATTIREQLDGLDPEDITEVDRVSAALREQLQECSVPTAARQAVLDAHAALMERCGGEVPVAVRSSATAEDLPDASFAGQQDTYLWQIGLEAVTEHIRKCWASLFTSRAIIYRLKNDIPNEGLSMAVVVQKMVDSRVAGVAITMNPANGDRSKLTIDSSWGVGEMVVSGQVTPDNIVLDKITLQVVSEHIGNKHVELVPDLGTQTLVERPVPAGRAGVRSLTNDELTAVARMAKRAEKHYGCPQDIEWALDADLPDGENLLLLQSRPETVHSNGTAGHQPAALHSSSAPATPAGGFDLSSITSSLLGTGK from the coding sequence ATGACCACCGCAACATCGGAACTGCACTCCTCCGGCCTCTACGTCCAGGCGTTCGACGACGGCCGCGAACCACTGCTGGAAATCCTCGGCGGCAAGGGCGCTTCCCTGGTCTCCATGACGGCGGCCGGCATGCCGGTCCCCCCGGGGTTCGTGGTCACCACCGCCAGCTACGACGCCTTCGTCGCCGAGGCCGGCATCGCCACCACCATCCGGGAGCAGCTGGACGGGCTGGACCCGGAGGACATCACGGAGGTCGACCGCGTCTCCGCCGCCCTCCGGGAGCAACTCCAGGAGTGCTCCGTCCCGACGGCGGCCCGCCAAGCCGTGCTCGACGCCCACGCCGCGCTCATGGAGCGCTGCGGCGGTGAGGTCCCCGTGGCCGTGCGTTCCTCCGCCACCGCCGAGGACCTGCCGGACGCCTCTTTCGCGGGCCAGCAGGACACCTACCTCTGGCAGATCGGCCTCGAAGCCGTCACCGAGCACATCCGGAAGTGCTGGGCCTCCCTGTTCACCTCCCGCGCCATCATCTACCGCCTCAAGAACGACATCCCGAACGAGGGGCTCTCCATGGCCGTGGTGGTGCAGAAGATGGTGGACTCCCGCGTCGCCGGGGTGGCCATCACCATGAACCCCGCCAACGGAGACCGGTCCAAGCTGACCATCGACTCCTCCTGGGGAGTCGGCGAAATGGTCGTCTCCGGCCAGGTGACTCCGGACAACATCGTCCTGGACAAGATCACCTTGCAGGTCGTCAGCGAGCACATCGGCAACAAGCACGTGGAGCTGGTCCCCGACCTCGGCACCCAGACCCTGGTCGAACGCCCGGTCCCCGCCGGTCGGGCCGGCGTCCGGTCCCTGACGAACGACGAGCTGACGGCCGTGGCCCGCATGGCCAAGCGGGCGGAGAAGCACTATGGCTGCCCGCAGGATATTGAATGGGCGCTGGATGCAGACCTGCCGGACGGCGAGAACCTCCTGTTGCTCCAGTCCCGGCCCGAGACGGTGCACTCGAACGGCACCGCTGGCCATCAGCCGGCCGCCCTCCATAGCTCCTCTGCTCCGGCCACGCCGGCCGGCGGCTTCGATCTCAGCTCCATCACCTCATCCCTCCTGGGGACCGGCAAGTAG
- a CDS encoding cytochrome P450, producing MTTEPTSSTDTLTGQCPYGHGAGGDAAGAAGGADGSPRDHHGYEPFQMKNPFPAYAELRAEEPVMFDERIGYWIVSKYDDIKAVFDDWETFSSENAQAPVRERGPQATKIMAEGGFTAYSGLSARVPPEHTRIRAIAQKAFTPRRFKVLEPEIRANVVSRLEAMLARGGDDGDRRGDMVADLAYEIPTITILTLIGADVAKLDTFKQWSDSRAAMTWGDLSDEEQVPHAHHLVDYWVECQRLVAEAHTQGGDHLTADLVRAQQEGGEITDHEIASLLYSMLFAGHETTTTLISNCFRVLLAHREQWETLVSEQKKISAAIDEVLRYSGSIVGWRRKALADAEVGGVQVRKGDGLLLLMGSANRDSVRFENPEEFDISRPNAREHLSFGFGIHYCLGNMLAKLQAKICLEEATRLIPSLALAGGSGQSEIDFRENLSFRVPMTVPVTWAA from the coding sequence ATGACCACCGAGCCCACCAGCAGCACCGACACCCTGACCGGCCAGTGCCCCTACGGCCATGGCGCGGGCGGGGACGCTGCCGGTGCCGCCGGCGGCGCAGACGGGTCGCCCCGCGATCATCACGGCTACGAGCCCTTCCAGATGAAGAACCCCTTCCCGGCCTATGCGGAGCTGCGTGCCGAGGAGCCGGTCATGTTCGACGAGCGCATCGGGTACTGGATCGTCTCGAAGTACGACGACATCAAGGCGGTGTTCGACGACTGGGAGACCTTCTCCTCCGAGAACGCCCAGGCCCCAGTCCGTGAGCGTGGTCCGCAGGCGACGAAGATCATGGCCGAGGGCGGCTTCACCGCCTACTCCGGCCTCTCGGCCCGCGTTCCCCCGGAACACACCCGGATCCGGGCGATCGCCCAGAAGGCCTTCACCCCGCGCCGATTCAAGGTGCTGGAGCCGGAGATCCGCGCCAACGTGGTCTCCCGCCTGGAGGCTATGCTGGCCCGCGGCGGGGATGACGGAGACCGGCGGGGGGACATGGTCGCCGATCTGGCCTACGAGATCCCGACCATCACGATCCTCACGCTCATCGGCGCGGACGTGGCCAAGCTGGACACCTTCAAGCAGTGGAGCGACTCCCGCGCGGCCATGACCTGGGGTGACCTCTCCGACGAGGAGCAGGTTCCGCACGCCCACCACCTCGTGGACTACTGGGTCGAGTGCCAGCGACTGGTCGCCGAGGCCCATACCCAGGGCGGCGACCACCTGACCGCCGATCTGGTGCGCGCTCAGCAGGAGGGCGGGGAGATTACGGACCACGAGATCGCCTCGCTGCTGTACTCCATGCTGTTCGCCGGCCACGAGACCACCACCACGCTGATCTCGAACTGCTTCCGCGTCCTGCTGGCCCACCGTGAGCAGTGGGAGACCCTGGTCTCCGAACAGAAGAAGATCTCCGCCGCCATCGATGAAGTCCTGCGCTACTCCGGCTCGATCGTCGGCTGGCGCCGCAAGGCCTTGGCGGATGCTGAGGTCGGCGGCGTGCAGGTCAGGAAGGGCGACGGGCTGCTGTTGCTGATGGGCTCCGCGAACCGGGACTCCGTCCGCTTCGAGAACCCCGAGGAGTTCGACATCTCCCGCCCGAACGCCCGCGAGCACCTGTCCTTCGGATTCGGTATCCACTACTGCCTGGGCAACATGCTCGCCAAGCTCCAGGCCAAGATCTGCCTCGAGGAAGCCACCCGGCTGATTCCCTCGCTGGCCCTGGCCGGCGGCTCCGGCCAGTCCGAGATCGACTTCCGTGAGAACCTCTCCTTCCGCGTCCCCATGACCGTCCCGGTCACGTGGGCCGCCTGA
- a CDS encoding IclR family transcriptional regulator — MAGGNRDAGRSVTDKVLSVITAFEKERRPLALTEIADLARVPVSTAHRLVGELTDWGFLSRTPNGRYQLGLRIWEMAQNVGRQLRETARPFVQDLFSLTGETAQLAIRDGNEALYIDRVYGTKRVPRASRVGGRLPLHATAVGKVLLAYEEHWVLNAYLHLELTAATPRTITAPGKLAAEISQVKERGYAIALEEIRVGACSIAVPVFHTGRIGAGLGLVVPSEQVATLEKHLPALRAVSERIERATAHIPLETLLESHQAAFRD; from the coding sequence ATGGCCGGGGGGAACCGGGACGCCGGCCGTAGCGTCACGGACAAAGTCCTCTCCGTCATTACGGCCTTCGAGAAGGAACGCCGGCCGTTGGCCCTGACGGAGATCGCCGACCTGGCCAGGGTTCCGGTCAGCACCGCGCACCGACTCGTCGGCGAGCTCACCGATTGGGGTTTTCTCTCCCGCACGCCCAACGGCAGGTACCAATTGGGGTTGCGCATCTGGGAGATGGCCCAGAACGTGGGCCGGCAGCTGCGGGAGACGGCCCGTCCCTTCGTGCAGGACCTGTTCTCCCTGACGGGTGAGACAGCCCAGCTCGCCATCCGGGACGGCAACGAGGCCCTGTACATCGATCGCGTCTACGGCACCAAGCGGGTCCCCAGGGCCTCCCGCGTGGGCGGGCGGTTGCCCCTGCACGCCACGGCCGTGGGCAAGGTCCTCCTGGCCTACGAGGAGCACTGGGTGCTCAACGCCTATCTGCACCTGGAGCTGACCGCGGCCACCCCGCGGACCATCACCGCCCCCGGCAAACTGGCCGCCGAGATCTCCCAGGTGAAGGAGCGCGGCTACGCCATCGCCCTGGAGGAGATCCGGGTGGGGGCCTGTTCGATCGCCGTCCCTGTGTTCCACACCGGCCGGATCGGAGCCGGTCTCGGTCTGGTGGTGCCGTCCGAGCAGGTCGCCACGCTGGAGAAGCACCTGCCGGCCCTCAGAGCTGTCAGCGAGCGGATCGAGCGGGCCACCGCGCACATCCCCCTGGAGACCTTGCTGGAATCCCATCAAGCGGCGTTCCGGGACTAG
- a CDS encoding PIG-L deacetylase family protein, whose translation MTDTIPSLLPVPDDGWSRVLCIVAHPDDMEYGTSAAVASWTARGIDVTYLLLTAGEAGMAEPPDVVRPLRAAEQRGACSEVGVEDLLILDHPDGMLEYGLALRRDIARAVRTVRPDAVVTANFDFEAYGGLNQADHRAAGLAVVDGVRDADNPWVFRDLAEAEGLEPWHVSALLVAGHERPTHAAPVDGAAVTAAVASLNRHEAYLKHVTGHPKPEEFIPEILRAGGAQAGSDHAVTFRVFDLGGLGGGSGN comes from the coding sequence ATGACTGACACCATCCCCTCCCTGCTCCCCGTTCCCGACGACGGCTGGTCCCGGGTGCTGTGCATCGTCGCGCACCCGGATGACATGGAGTACGGCACCTCGGCGGCCGTGGCCTCCTGGACCGCGCGGGGCATCGACGTCACCTATCTGCTGCTCACGGCGGGTGAAGCCGGTATGGCCGAGCCGCCGGACGTCGTCAGACCCCTGCGGGCCGCGGAGCAGCGGGGGGCCTGTTCGGAGGTCGGCGTGGAGGACCTGCTGATCTTGGACCACCCGGACGGGATGCTCGAGTATGGGCTGGCGCTGCGCCGGGACATCGCCCGCGCGGTGAGGACCGTGCGCCCGGACGCCGTGGTCACCGCCAACTTCGACTTCGAGGCCTACGGCGGACTGAACCAGGCCGATCACCGCGCTGCCGGGCTGGCCGTGGTCGACGGCGTCCGGGACGCGGACAATCCCTGGGTCTTCCGCGATCTGGCCGAGGCCGAGGGCCTGGAGCCGTGGCACGTCTCCGCCCTGCTGGTGGCCGGCCACGAACGCCCCACCCACGCGGCGCCGGTGGATGGCGCGGCAGTGACGGCCGCCGTCGCCTCCCTGAACCGCCACGAGGCCTACCTGAAGCACGTCACCGGCCACCCGAAGCCGGAGGAGTTCATCCCGGAGATCCTGCGGGCCGGGGGCGCGCAGGCCGGCTCGGACCACGCCGTGACCTTCCGGGTATTCGACCTGGGCGGGCTCGGCGGCGGTTCGGGCAACTGA
- a CDS encoding SDR family oxidoreductase produces the protein MKDDDLTETGRHARSMAGSDGTMPAQQQEPPGLTAPMDPVPDHGESSWVGRGRLEGLKALITGGDSGIGRAVAIAFAREGADVAINYLPEEAEDAQDTIGWIDKAGRNAFAVPGDLRDEAECQRIAEEAVAGLGGLNILVNNAGYHWARGEPGLGGLRTQDLDRAVKTNLYGTLWLSRACLPHLGAGDSIIITTSVQAYQPSETMIDYAATKAALNNVTANLAGELGAQGIRVNAVAPGPVWTPLQPATKEPEAVSHMGADTPLGRIGQPAELAGAYVFLASPAEASFVSGSVVGVTGGLPVF, from the coding sequence ATGAAGGATGATGACCTGACGGAGACCGGACGCCACGCGCGGTCCATGGCAGGATCCGACGGCACCATGCCGGCCCAGCAGCAGGAGCCACCCGGCCTCACTGCGCCCATGGATCCGGTGCCGGACCACGGCGAGTCCAGTTGGGTCGGCCGCGGACGGCTGGAGGGGCTGAAGGCGCTGATCACCGGTGGCGATTCGGGCATCGGCCGGGCCGTGGCCATCGCCTTCGCGCGGGAGGGGGCGGACGTGGCCATCAATTACCTCCCGGAGGAGGCCGAGGACGCCCAGGACACCATCGGGTGGATTGACAAGGCCGGCCGGAACGCCTTCGCGGTCCCCGGTGATCTGCGTGACGAGGCGGAGTGCCAGCGGATCGCCGAGGAAGCCGTGGCCGGGCTGGGCGGGCTGAACATCCTGGTCAACAACGCCGGCTATCACTGGGCGCGTGGCGAGCCGGGACTCGGCGGACTGCGCACCCAGGACCTGGACCGTGCCGTGAAGACCAACCTCTACGGCACACTCTGGTTGAGCCGGGCCTGCCTGCCGCACCTGGGTGCGGGGGACAGCATCATCATCACGACGTCGGTGCAGGCCTACCAGCCCTCCGAGACGATGATCGACTACGCCGCCACCAAGGCGGCCCTGAACAACGTCACGGCGAACCTCGCCGGTGAGTTGGGTGCTCAGGGCATCCGCGTGAATGCGGTGGCCCCGGGGCCAGTGTGGACCCCTCTCCAGCCAGCCACCAAGGAACCGGAGGCGGTCTCCCACATGGGCGCCGACACCCCGTTGGGGCGGATCGGCCAGCCGGCCGAACTGGCTGGCGCCTACGTGTTCCTGGCCAGCCCCGCGGAGGCCAGCTTCGTCTCCGGCTCCGTGGTGGGCGTGACCGGCGGACTACCGGTGTTCTGA